In Thermus aquaticus, the sequence GTGGCCATCGGCGAGGAGACCGGGGCCCTGGACACCCTCCTCTCCAAGATCGCCGACTTCTACGAGCGGGAGGTGGACGAGGCCGTGGCCAGCCTCACCGCCGCCATTGAGCCCCTGATGATCATCTTCCTGGGCGTCATTGTGGGCATGATCGTGGCCGGGATGTTCCTGCCCCTCTTCAAGATCATCGGGACCCTTTCCACCCAATAAGCCTTTCGGCCACCTCCGGGGGAACCGGCATCACGGAAAGCCGGTTCCCCCGCTTGACCAGGGGGTGGTCCGGGGGGAAGAGGGCTTTGAGCTCCTTTAGGGGGATGAGGGGCCAGGCCTCGAGGAAGGCCACCTCCACCGTGTACCAGCGGGGCCGTTCCGGGGTGGCCCTGGGGTCAAAGTAGGGGCTTCCCGGGTCAAACTGGGTGGGGTCGGGGATGCGGGTCTGGACTACCCGGGCCAGGCCGGCGATCCCGGGGGGGTTGGTGCTGGAGTGGTAGATGAAGCAGAGGTCCCCCTCTCCCATCCGCAACAGGTAGTTCCGGGCCTGGTAGTTCCGGACCCCGTCCCAGATGGCCCGGCCCTCCCGCCTGAGGTCCTCTATGCTGTAGGTCTCGGGTTCAGTCTTGAGGAGCCAGTAGGCCATGGGCCCAAGTCTAAAGGCCCCTTTAGCCCCCTCCAAGCCCTTCTACAGGGCTTTACCCAAAACTCCTTCCTCGCCCTCCCTTAGCCTGCTTCAAGAGTTCTTGGGTGACTTCATAGTTGAGCAGGCGAACCAGGCCCCTCAGGAGCAGGTACGGACCATCCCTCTCGCTGGGCAGCCCCAGCTTGCCCCCGAGCTGCAAAAGAAACCCCTTGAACGGATCCCCCAACCGCTCAACTCCCCAAAGCAACCCCGCCAGCCCCAGCAAAACCGCCACCNNNNNNNNNNNNNNNNNNNNNNNNNNNNNNNNNNNNNNNNNNNNNNNNNNNNNNNNNNNNNNNNNNNNNNNNNNNNNNNNNNNNNNNNNNNNNNNNNNNNNNNNNNNNNNNNNNNNNNNNNNNNNNNNNNNNNNNNNNNNNNNNNNNNNNNNNNNNNNNNNNNNNNNNNNNNNNNNNNNNNNNNNNNNNNNNNNNNNNNNNNNNNNNNNNNNNNNNNNNNNNNNNNNNNNNNNNNNNNNNNNNNNNNNNNNNNNNNNNNNNNNNNNNNNNNNNNNNNNNNNNNNNNNNNNNNNNNNNNNNNNNNNNNNNNNNNNNNNNNNNNNNNNNNNNNNNNNNNNNNNNNNNNNNNNNNNNNNNNNNNNNNNNNNNNNNNNNNNNNNNNNNNNNNNNNNNNNNNNNNNNNNNNNNNNNNNNNNNNNNNNNNNNNNNNNNNNNNNNNNNNNNNNNNNNNNNNNNNNNNNNNNNNNNNNNNNNNNNNNNNNNNNNNNNNNNNNNNNNNNNNNNNNNNNNNNNNNNNNNNNNNNNNNNNNNNNNNNNNNNNNNNNNNNNNNNNNNNNNNNNNNNNNNNNNNNNNNNNNNNNNNNNNCCCTCCAGGGCAGTCGCGCTCTCCTGATAGACCCGGTCAAGGAGGGCTTCTGCCTCCACCCGTGGGTTGGACAGGAAGCGGTAAAGGGCTTTGGCCTGGTGGAAGCGGTTCTGGAGGGGAGAAGGGAGCGAGGCCACCATCTCGCTCACCCGGGCTGAGCCTGCGGCCAAGGCGCCCCGCACCACCTCTTCAAACCGTCGGTGGAGGCGCTTATCGGGGGAAAACGCTCGCAAAACGGCCCGTGAACTCCTGGAGCCTGGCCTCGGCCACCTTGAGCATGTCCATGGATCACCCCCGGTACCAGATACGGGCTGCGCCCGCAAGGGGAGATTTACCACGAAACGGAGATGTGGGTAAAGTCCTGCTTCTAGGGGAGCCTGGGACAGGGTGGAAGCATGCGCGCCCTTCTCCTTCTCCCCCTCCTCTCCGCCTGCTCCCTGACCCTGGAGGTGGCCTACCCCGGGCCCCGCATCCAGGCCCTCCGCACCCAGGGGACCTACTGCGCTGACCGGAACACCCGCTTGGACTACCGCTTGGACCTGGAGGGGCGCCTGGACGCTTTAGAGTTTTTCTGGGTGCCGGAGGGGGTAGGCCCCTGGCAGGCGCGTCCCGAGGAGGTATTCCGCCTTTTCGGCCCCATCCTTGGCCCCGAGGTGCGGGGATACCTGGAGGTGACCCCAAGCGGGGAGGTCCGGGCGGTGTACGTGGCCCCTCAAGGGATTGGGATTGAGCCCCTCCCTGACCGCCGGCTCTGGGTTAGGGGGATGACCGCCGGGGTCTATGGCCCCTACGTGCGGGCCCTGAACCTGGTGCGCCCCGACAGCACCGCTCTTTGCGACCCAGGCTGGTAGCCTGGGGGTATGGGGCTTGAGGTTCAGGAAGAGCTGAAGGCGGCCTTTGGACCCCGGGCCCTCCTCTCCCGCCCGGAGAAGGAGGTCTACCGTTACGACGCCATCCTGGTAGGGGAGGCCCCCTTGGCCGTGGTCTTGCCGGAGTCCAGGGCGGAGGTCCAGGCCCTGGTGCGCCTGGCTCGGCGCCACGGGGTGCCGCTGGTGCCCCGGGGGGCGGGAAGCGGCCTTTCCGGGGGGGCGGTGCCCCTGGGGGAGGCCATCGTGGTGGCCTTCACCCGCATGGCCCGCCTCGAGGTGGACCCCAAGGCCCGTACCGCCTGGGCCGAGCCCGGGGTGACCACGGCCCAGGTCACGGAGGCCGCCAGGCCCCACGGCCTCTTTTACCCGCCGGACCCCGCTTCCTTGCGCACCAGCACCCTGGGGGGGAACCTGGGGGAAAACGCCGGGGGGCCCCTTTGCTTCAAGTACGGGGTCACGGGGGACTATGTGCTGGAGCTGGAGTGGGTGGACGGGGAGGGGGAGGTGTGGCGCCTGGGCCGGGAGGCCTACGACCTCCCTGGGCTCCTCATCGGTTCGGAGGGGACTTTGGGCCTCGTCACCGGGGCCAGGCTCCGCCTCCTTCCCCTGCCCCGGCACCGGGCCACCCTCATGGCCGTCTTCCCCGAGGTGGAGGCCCTGGCGGAGGCGGTCTCCCGGGCCATCGCCCTGGGGGCGGTGCCCGCCAAGCTGGAGTTCATGGACCAAAGCGCTGTGAACGCCGTGGAGGACTACCTGGGCATGGGCCTGCCCCGGAATAGGGCTCTTCTCCTGGCGGAGACCGACGGGGACGACCGGGAGCTGGTGGAAGAGGAGCTTTCCCTGGTGGAGAGAACGGCCCTGGAGCTTGGGGCCGAGGTGCGTAGGGCCCGGGACGAGAAGGAGGCCGAGGCCCTCTGGCGGGCCCGGAGGAGCGTGAGCCCCGCCTTAGGCCGCCTCCGCCCCAAGCGGGTCAACGAGGACATCGCCGTTCCCCGCTCCGCTTTACCCCAGGTGGTGGGAGAGATCGCCGCCTTGGGCCAGGCCCACGGCCTCCTTGTGGTCCAGTTCGGCCACATCGGGGACGGGAACCTCCACCCCAACATCCTCTACGATCCCCGGTTTGAGCCCGAGGAGCGGGTCTGGGAGCTGGCCCACGAGATCGCCCGGGTGGCCCTGCGGCACGGGGGGGTCCTTTCCGGGGAGCACGGCATCGGGGTCATGAAGCGCGCCTTCATGGCCGAGGCCCTGGACCCCGCCACCCTGGACTTCCTGAGGCGGACCAAGGCGGCCTTGGATCCCGGGGGGGTTCTGAACCCCGGCAAGCTCCTCCCCTGATACCACCCCATGCTGGCGCAAGCCAGCATGGGGTGGTGTTAGCGGACCCTGTACCCCGCCTCCTTGAGGACCTCCCTGGCCCGCTCCCTCTCCTCCCGGGTGGCGAAGCCAAGCCGGAGGGCACCCGCCTCCTCGCGGATGGTGAGGACCTCAATGTCCTTGATGTTGACCCCGGCCTCGCCCAAGGCGGTGGCGATCCGGGCGATCTCCCCGGGGCGGTCCGGCACCTGGACCGAGAGGTCGTGCATCTCGGGCAGGAGGCTCCGGCGGACGATGGGGAGGCTGTCGCGGGTGCGCTTGGCTTCCTCGGCCGCCTCCAGAAGGGCCTCGGGGGATTCCAGAAGGCCTTCTAGCTCCAGGAGGACCTCCCTGAGCTCCTCTATCGCCCCTTTGAGGGCCTCCTTGTTCTCCACCACCATGTCCCGGCTCATCCTGGGGCTTCCCGAGGCCACCCGGGTCAGGTCCCGGAAGCCCCCGGCCGCCAGGAACATGAGGAGGTCCTTGTCCCGGCTCTGGGCCACCATGCGGTTTAGGGCCACGGCCAGGAGGTAGGGCAGGTGGGAGATGCGGGCCACCAGCTCATCGTGGAGCCTGGGGGGAACCTCGAGGGAGTAGGCCCCTAGGGCCTCCACCAAGCGCCGAATCCCCTCCCTGGCCCTCGGAGTGGTCCTATGGGTGGGGGTGAGGACCCAGACGGCGTTTTCCAGAAGCCCAGCGTGGGCGTTTTCCACCCCGGCCCGCTCGCTTCCCGCCATGGGGTGGCCCCCCAGGAAGTGGGGGAGGAGGTTCTCCAGGGCCTCCACCACCTTGGCCTTGACGCTCCCCACGTCAGTCCAGAGGCTCTCGGGGTGGGCGTGGGGGGCGATGGCCTGGCCCAGGGCCTTCAAAGCCCCCACCGGGGCCGCCAGGATGCCCAAGGAGAGCTCCCCCACCCAGGGGCCGATCTCCCGGTGGGCCCGGTCCGCCACCCCCAGGAAGAGGGCCTTTTCCAGGGCCAGGGGGTCGGGGTCGTAGACGTGGACCTCCTCGGCCAGAAAGCGCTCCTTGAGGCCCAGGGCCACACTCCCCCCCAGGAGCCCCACCCCGAAGACCCCCACCTTGGCGAAGAGGGGCCTCATCCCTTGACCGGGACGGAGAGGGTCTTGTCCAGGGCCTCCGCCAGGCGGCGCACCCGGGCCATAAGCGCGGCGAACTCCTCCTCGTGGAGCTGTTGCGCGGCGTCGGAGAGGGCCTTTTCCGGCTCGGGGTGGGTCTCCACGATCAGGCCGTCGGCCCCCGCCGCCAGGCCCGCCAGGGCCAAGGAGATGACCCAGTCCCGCTTCCCCGCCGGGTGGGAGGGGTCAATCCAGACGGGGAGGTGGGTCCAGCTCTTGAGGACGGGGACGGCGGAGACGTCCAGGGTGAAGCGGGTGGCCTTCTCAAAGGTGCGGATGCCCCGCTCCACCAGGATGACCCGCATGTTGCCCCGGGAGAGGATGTACTCGGCGCTCATGAGGAACTCCTCGAGGGTCATGCTCATCCCCCGCTTGAGGAGGACGGGCTTGCCCACCTCCCCCACCGCCTGGAGGAGGGGGAAGTTCTGGGCGTTCCTGGCCCCGATCTGCAGGGCGTCGGCGTACTCCGCCACCAGCTCCACCTGGTCCGGGGAAAGGACCTCGGTCACCACGGGGAGGCCCGTCTCCTTCCGGGCCTCGGCTAGGATCTTGAGGCCCTCCACCCCCAAGCCCTGGAAGGCGTAGGGGCTCGTGCGGGGCTTGAAGGCCCCGCCCCGGAGCATGTGGGCCCCGTAGGCCTTGACGTAGCGGGCCGCCTTCAGGGTCTGCTCCCGGCTTTCCACCCCGCAAGGGCCCGCGGCCACCATGACGTGCCCGCCCCCGGTCCTCCCCGTGGGGAAGTCCAGGACCGTGGGGAAGGGCTGGACGTCCAGGCTGGCCAGCTTCCAGGGCTTGGAGATGGGAATGACCTCGGCCACCCCGGGGAGGGCCCGGAAGTGCTCCATGAGCTCGGGGGTGGGCCCCCGGCCGATGGCCCCCACCAGGGTGGTCTCCACCCCTTGGGAGACGTGGGGCCGGTACCCCACCTTCTCTATCTCCTGGATGACCTCCTGAAGCTCCTCCTCCGTGTGTCCCCGCCGCATCACGATCAGCATGGCTCGCCTCCTTAAAGCTTGGGCGCCCCCTTTTGGGGGCGCCCGCTTGCGGAAAACCGCTACGCAAGACCAAGGGCGCCCCCGGCGGGAGGATAAAAGCCGTAGTAGCGCCCAAAGGTCCGCATAGTTGCTCCAGAGTGTAGGGCAGGGAGGGGGGTGGCGTCAAGGGGCCTCGGCCAGGGCCCCTGTGGGGTCCCGGTAAAGGCCGGGAGGGACCTCTGGGGGGGCCTTCAGCGCATAGCCTACAAGCCCCGTGGAGCCTTCCGGGGCCAGGCGCCTCCCCGCCCAGGTGTTGGCCCCCACATGGTGGTGGTAGCCGTCCCAGGCGAAGAAGAGGGTCCCGGGGTAGGTGCGCAGGGTCACGGCCATGCGAAGCCTTCCCGCGAAGAAGGCTTCGGCTTCGGCGAGGTCCAGCACGTGGAGGTGGAGGTGGCCAAGGAGGGTTTCTGGGGGGAGGGGGGCGGGCCTGGGGTTCTCGGCCAGGAGGTTCTCCAGGTTCAGGGGCGCCGTGAACATGAGGGGGCCCTCGGGCCACTCCCCCCGGGGGCGGTCCCGGTAGAGCTCCAGGCCATTGCCCTCCGGGTCCCGGAAGTAGAGGGCCTCGGAGACCCCGTGGTCCGCGGCTCCCTCAAAATGGGCCTTCCCTTCCAGAAGCCTGCGGAAGACCGCGGCCAGCGCCTTCCCGTCGGGCAGGAGGAGGGCGAAGTGGTAGAGGCCCACCGAGGGGTAAGGGCGGAGGGGGGCCTCCGGGTCGTGGATCAGATCCAGGAGGAAGCCCCGCCCCTGGGGGAAGAGCCGGTATCGGGGCGGGTCGGCCTCCGCCTCAAGCCCCAGGAGGTCCCGGTAGAAGGCCAGCTGGGCCTTTAGGTCCCGCACCCTCAGGGTGAGCCCCAAAAGCCGCCTCAAAGGGCCTCCTCCGTTCGGGGAAGACCCCACAGGTAAAAGGCCACAGGGGGCACGTGCAGGGCGATGAGCGAAAGCTCGGTTCTGGGATCAGAGGCGGCGGCCAAGGGGGGGAAGAGCATCAGGAAGAAGACGGCCAGGGCCAGGCCCACGAAGATGGGCAAGGCCCTGGGGCTTCGCCGTCTAAAGGGCACGTAGAGGGCGAACCCTAGGGCCATGGGCAGGGCGGTGAAGAGGGCCACGGCGGCCAGGCCCACCTCCTCGGGGGGCCTTCCGGGAGGGGCCACCTGGAAAGGCACGCCCGCCAGCCGGGCCAGGGCGTAGAGGAGAAGGTTGGTACCCAGGGCCATCCCCGTGGCCAGTAGGGCGAGGCGAAGAGGGGCCATCCTCATGCGCCCACGGCCTCCTTGGCCGCCACCACTTCGGCGTCCACGCCAAAGCGGACCTCCTCGCCCACCAGGAGGCCCCCCGTCTCCAGGACCATGTTCCAGGTGAGGCCGAAGTCCTTGCGGTTGAGCTTTCCCTCAAAGTGGGCGGCCAGGCGCTCGTTGCCCCAGGGGTCCTTGATGGGCCCCGAGGTTTCCACCTCCAGCACCAGGGGCCGGGTCACGTCCCGGATGGTGAGCTCCCCTTCCACCCGGTAGCGGCCTTCCCCCAGGGGGGTGATCTTCTCGCTCCGGAAGACGATCTCCGGGTAGCGCTCCGCATCCAGGAAGTCGGGGGAGCGCAGGTGGTTGTCCCGGTCGGCCACGCCGGTGTGGATGCTCCTGGCGTCCAGGCGGGCCTCCACCCGGAGGGGCTTGCCGCTTTCGTCGGTCTCCGCGAAGCCCTCCTTCAGGTTCAGGCTTCCCCGCACCGTGGCCACCATCATGTGCCGCACGGAAAAGGTGATGCTGGTGTGGGCCGGATCCAGGTTCCAACGCATCTTTACCCTCCTTGGGCCAGCGGCCCAAGGCTACGCTACACCAAGCGCTACGATATGTCAAGCGCTATTTAGGGTAGTAGCGCGGTCGGAAGGGCAGGCCCAGGGCCTCGGCGAAGGCCTTCAGGCCCAGGCGGTCTGGCTCCTCCAGGTGGTAGCGGAAGTTCCACAGGTAGTGGAGGAGGAGGGCGGGGTGGACGCCAAGGCGCTTTCCCTCCGCCTGGGCTACCTCCTCCAGGCGGCCCAGGCCCAGGAGGCGGGCCCGCCTCAGGGCCTGGACCACGGCTTTGGGCGGGGGGCTTTCCAGGCGGTAGGCCCAGACGGCGAAGACGAAGGGGAGGCGGGTCCTCCGGAACCAGGCCATAGCCAAATCGGTCACCTCCACCTCGCCGAAGCGGGTGGGGAGGGCCATGGGGGTTTCGGGGAGGTTTTGGAGGAGGCCAGCGTAGGCCCGGATGGCCCGGTCCCCGATGAGGAGGACCCCGTCGTAGCGCTCAAGAAGCTCCAGCTCCCCCTCGGCCCGCTCGCAGGCGGGCCTTACGCCTTCCTCCTCCAGGAGCAGGCGGAGGAGGGCCACGCTGGTGGCGCTCTCCCCGGTGAGGGCCACCCGCTTGAGGTCCTTCAGGGGCACCCGGTGGAAGAGGTTCACCGAGTAGACCGGTCCCAAAACGGCCACGGAGAAGTCGGGCAAAAGCCCCCAGGCCTCCTGGCGCTCCAGATAGGCCAGGCTCGAGGCCAGGGAGAGGGTGAGCGCCCCCTCCTCCAGCATCCGGTTGAGGGCGGTGGGCGGGGCCCGAACCAGCTCAAAACCCTCGGGCCTCAGGAAGTGGGCCAGGGGGGCCACGTTGGCGTAGGGGGGGAGGCCCAGGCGGTAGCTCACGCCTCTACTTGGTCCCAGACCCGCACCTCCCGGTAGAGGGCGTCCCGCTCCACGGGGATGCGGCCCGCGCTCCGGATGATGCCCGCCAGGGCCTCCTTGGTGAGGCCCTTTGGGGTGGGGCTTCCCGCCATGTGGACGATGCGCTCCTCAATGAGGGTGCCGTCTATGTCGGTGACCCCCCAGTCCAGGGAGACCTGGGCGAGCTCGGGGGTTAAGGTGGCCCAGTAGCCCTTGATGTGGGGGAAGTTGTCCAGGTAAAGCCGGGCGATGGCCAGGTTCCTGAGATCGTCCAGGCCGGTGGTGAACTCCTTTTTGCCCAGCTCCCGGGCCAGCTGGTTGCCGTCGGGCTGGAAGGCCAGGGGGATGAAGCTCATGAAGCCCCCGGTCTCGTCCTGGAGCCGCCTCAGGCGCTCCATGTGGTCCAGGCGCTCCTCGAGGGTCTCTATGTGGCCGTAGAGCATGGTGGCGTTGGTGGGGATGCCCAGCTCGTGGGCGGTGCGGTGGACCTCAAGCCACCCCTCCGCCGAGACCTTGGCCCGGGCGATCCGCTTCCGCACCCTTTCGGCGAAGATCTCCGCCCCGCCCCCCGGCATGGCGTCCAACCCCGCCTCCTTCAGGGCCAGGAGGACCTCCTGGTAGGACAGGCGGGCGATCTTGGAGAAGTGGTGGATCTCCGCCGCCGTCCAGGCCTTCACCTGGACCCCGGGGAAGTTCTCCTTCAGGGCCCGGACCAGGTCCAGGTAGTACTGGAAGGGCCTCTTGGGGTGGTGGCCCGCCGTCAGGTGGATCTCGGTGAGGCCCTCCTGGTAGCGGGCCTTTACCCAGGCCACGACCTCCTCCACATCCCAGTCCCAGGCCCCCTCCTCGCCGAAGCGCCTCTGGAAGGCGCAAAAGGTGCAGCCCACGTAGCAGATGTTGGTCTGGGAGACCCGGATGGAGTGGACGAAGTAGGTCTTGTGGCCGTGCTTCCTTTCCCGCACCAGGTTGGCCAGGCGCATGAGGGTGGGGAGGTCCTTGGTCTCGTAGAGGACGAGGCCCTCGGCGAAGCTCAAGCGCTCGCCCGCCATGACCTTTTCGGCGATAGGGACGAGGCGGGGGTCCCGGATGCCTCTCATCCCCCGAAGTCTACTCCCCCTTCAGGCTCAGGAGTAGGGCCTCCACCTCTTTGCGGCGCCCGCCCACCGCCTTCTTCCCCAGGAGGTTCCTGAGGTAGCGGTCGGTGAGGAGGCGGTCCACGTAGGGGTAGACCGTGGCGGCCATGACGAAGTCCAGGAGGTCCGAGGGGCGGGGCTTCCGGCTTTTGTCCTTACGGCTTTCGGCCAGGAGGGTGGCGAGGAGGCGGGTAAAGGGCACCTCCCGGAGCCCGGTCCGCCTTTGGATCTCCTCCAGGGCCCAGGCCCGGGCCTCGAGGGGATCCTCGGGGAGGCCTTGCAGAAGCCCCGCAAAGGGGGAGAGGTCGGCGGGGGTCTCCCAGTCGCCCCCAGGCCAGAGGAAGTCCTCCAGGTAGAGGCCCCGCTCCTGGCGCTTGGCGATCTCCTGCCAGGGGCGGACCCAAAGCCCCCCGGAGAGGGCGGAGAAGACCTCCACGAGGGCGGGGAGGAGGTAGCCCGCCTTCTCCTTGGGCCCCCGCGCCGGGTAAAGGGTTTCTAGGACGTGGAAGGGGGAAGGGGGGGCCAGGGCCCTGCCCTTTAGCGCCAGGAAGAGCCTGCCGAAGGCCTCGTGCCCGGGTTGGCCCAGGAGGTGCTTGGCCATGCGGCTGGCGTAGTTCTGGTCCAGGTAGACGATCACTCCTTGGCCTTGGTGAGCCAGAGGGCCCCCGCCAGCAGGGCCACGCCCCCGGCGAAGAGGAGGAAGTCCAGGGCCTCCTTGGGCTTGAAGGCCAGGGCCTTCTCAAAGAACTTCACCACCAGGATCATGACGATGACCTGGCCCAGCTTGCCCTTGAGGTCGGAAAGGCTTTCCACCCGGAGCACGCTTTCCATGGGCAGGTCCAGCTTGCGGATGAAGAGCTCAAAGAGGCCGAGGCCGAAGATGAGGAAGACAGCAGAAAGGAGCCCCAGGTCCACCGCTCCTATCAGGCGGGTCAGGGCCTCCTCCAGGGGGCTTTGCCAGGCGGCGAGGGCCTCGAGGAGGGCGAGGTAGGCGAAGTAGACAGAGCCCAGAAGGAGCCCCGCCACCGGCATGAGGATCACCAGGCGCAGGGGGAAGAGGAAGGCTTCCGGCTGCATGGGGGCATTCTAGGGCAGGTAGGGGGCCTCGGGCGGGGTGCCGGTGGAGGCCCTCTCCACCAGGGTGGGCTCAAAGCGCACCTCCCTGGGGGGGCCTCCGTACCCCTGCATCCTCTCCAGGAGGAGCTGGGCCGCCCGGGCCCCCATGGCCTCCACCGGCTGGACGATGGTGGAAAGCCCCACCTCCTCGGCGAAGGGGTGGCCGTCAAAGCCCAGGACCCGCACCTCTTTGCCCAGGGTGAGGCCGAGCCTTTGGGCCTCCTCCAGGACCCCCAGGGCCACCTGGTCGGCCCCGGCGAAGATGTTGAGGGGGGGCGAGGCCTTTTCCAGGAAGTGCCGGAGGGCCAGGCGCCCCCCTTCCGCCGAGAGGCGGGTCACGTAGAGGTGGCCCTCCGGGAAGGGCCGCCTGGCCTCCTTAATGGCCTCCAGAAACCCCGCCATGCGTTCGCTGAAGACCGTGTGCCGGAAGGCCCGGTCCGGCTCCTCCTCCACCTTGATGGCGAAGATGCTGCCGGGAAAACGGGCCAGGTAGGCCCCGGCCAGCCGCCCCCCCAGGCGGTTGTCCAGGTAGACGGAGTCGTACCGGGGGTTTCTGGCGTCCACCAGGACCACCGGCCTTTCCGTGGGCAGGCGCCCTTCCCCGAAGAGCTCGGTGAGGTCGTAGGAGGCCAGGATCAGGCCGTCGGTGAGGAAGGCCAGGGTGGTGCTCTCCAGGTATCGCTTGAGCCGGGCCTGGGAGAGGATGGGGAAGAGGGCCAGGTCGTAGCGCTTCTCCAGGAGGACGCTCTCAATGCCCTCAATGAGCCTGCGGTAGAACTCCGTGGCCACGAAGGGAAGGAGGACGGAGACCGTGTAGCTCCGCCCCCCGGCGATCCTGCGGGCGTGGGGGTTGGGGGTGTAGCCCAGCTCCTCCATGGCCCTCAGGACCCGGGCCCGGGTTTCGGGCCGCACGGCGGGGTGGTTGTTGAGGACCCGGCTCACCGTGCCCAGGCCCACCCCGGCGCGGGCGGCCACCTCGTGGATGGTAGGTTTCTTCTTCATGGCTTGTGGAAGGGCTTCATGGAAACTTCCACCCTCAGGATAGGGCAAAGGGCTCCCTTTTGCAAGAATGGGGGCGTGGGTTACGTTCTTCTGGCCTACCTCCTGGGCTCTTTGGTGGGGGGGCTCCTCTTCTTCCCCCAGGTCCGGCAAAAGGACCTCCCCGGGGGCTCGGGGGTCTTCCGGCAAAAGGGCCCCCTGGCCGCGCTCATGGTGGTCCTCTTTGACGTGGGGAAGGGGGTTCTGGCCGCTCTCCTCACCCCCGAGGCTTGGCGGCCCCTTGCGGCGGGGGCGGTGGTGGCGGGCCACAACTGGCCCCTTTTCTTCCGCTTCCGGGGCGGGGGAGGGATCGCCCCATCCCTGGGCTTCTTCCTCTTCTGGTACCCCCAGACGACCCTTCTTGCGGCGGGGCTCGGCCTTCTGGTGGCCGGGCTCTACCACGCCCTCTACTGGGGCAGGAGTCGGCGTGGGGTCTACCCCATCCCCTTCGGGGCCATCTTCGGCTACCTGGCCCTCCTCTTCTTGCTCCCGGGCGAGGGCCGGCTGGGGGCCCTCCTTTCGGCCCTGGCCGTGGGCCTGAGGGGCCTGCAAATCCTTAGGGGAAGATGGTAGCTTTAGGGCATGAAGGTCCTGCGTTTCAACGAGGGCCGATGGGGCGTTTTGGAAGGCGAGCTGGTTTTGGAGACGGACGGGCCCGGAGGGAACCCCACGGGGCGGAGGTACGACCTGGCCTCGGTGCGCCTTCTGGTGCCCGCCACCCCTAGCAAGATCGTCTGCGTGGGGCGAAACTACAAGGAGCACATCCGGGAGATGGGCCACAGCTTCGGGGAGGACCTGCCCAAGGAGCCCGGCCTCTTCCTGAAGGCCCCCAACGCCCTGGCCCACCCGGGGAACCCCAAGGACCCCTGGAACACCGGGGACGCCGTGCCCTACCCCCACTTCACCCAGGAGCTCCACTACGAGGGGGAGCTGGCGGTGGTGGTGGGAGACCGGATGCGGAACGTCCCGCCTGAGCGGGCCCTGGACCACGTCCTGGGGTACACCATCGCCGTGGACATCACCGCCCGCGATGCCCAGAAGCAGGACCTGCAGTGGGTCCGGGCCAAGAGCGCCGACAAGTTCCTGCCCCTCGGGCCCTGGGTGGAGACCGACCTGGACCCCTCCAACACCTGGGTCCGCACCTACGTCAACGACGAGCTCCGCCAGGAGGGGCACACCTCGGCCATGATCTTCAGCGTGGCGGAGATCCTGGCTTACATCTCCAGCTTCATGACCCTCGAGCCCCTGGACGTGGTCCTCACCGGCACGCCCTCCGGGGTTGGGGCCTTAAACCCCGGCGACCGCATTGAGGTGGCCGTGGAGGGCATCGGTACCCTGCACACCCGCATCGGGCCCAAGGAGGCGAGGCCGTGGTGAAG encodes:
- the mqnE gene encoding aminofutalosine synthase MqnE, encoding MRGIRDPRLVPIAEKVMAGERLSFAEGLVLYETKDLPTLMRLANLVRERKHGHKTYFVHSIRVSQTNICYVGCTFCAFQRRFGEEGAWDWDVEEVVAWVKARYQEGLTEIHLTAGHHPKRPFQYYLDLVRALKENFPGVQVKAWTAAEIHHFSKIARLSYQEVLLALKEAGLDAMPGGGAEIFAERVRKRIARAKVSAEGWLEVHRTAHELGIPTNATMLYGHIETLEERLDHMERLRRLQDETGGFMSFIPLAFQPDGNQLARELGKKEFTTGLDDLRNLAIARLYLDNFPHIKGYWATLTPELAQVSLDWGVTDIDGTLIEERIVHMAGSPTPKGLTKEALAGIIRSAGRIPVERDALYREVRVWDQVEA
- a CDS encoding YqhA family protein; translation: MQPEAFLFPLRLVILMPVAGLLLGSVYFAYLALLEALAAWQSPLEEALTRLIGAVDLGLLSAVFLIFGLGLFELFIRKLDLPMESVLRVESLSDLKGKLGQVIVMILVVKFFEKALAFKPKEALDFLLFAGGVALLAGALWLTKAKE
- a CDS encoding substrate-binding domain-containing protein, whose protein sequence is MKKKPTIHEVAARAGVGLGTVSRVLNNHPAVRPETRARVLRAMEELGYTPNPHARRIAGGRSYTVSVLLPFVATEFYRRLIEGIESVLLEKRYDLALFPILSQARLKRYLESTTLAFLTDGLILASYDLTELFGEGRLPTERPVVLVDARNPRYDSVYLDNRLGGRLAGAYLARFPGSIFAIKVEEEPDRAFRHTVFSERMAGFLEAIKEARRPFPEGHLYVTRLSAEGGRLALRHFLEKASPPLNIFAGADQVALGVLEEAQRLGLTLGKEVRVLGFDGHPFAEEVGLSTIVQPVEAMGARAAQLLLERMQGYGGPPREVRFEPTLVERASTGTPPEAPYLP
- a CDS encoding glycerol-3-phosphate acyltransferase; translation: METSTLRIGQRAPFCKNGGVGYVLLAYLLGSLVGGLLFFPQVRQKDLPGGSGVFRQKGPLAALMVVLFDVGKGVLAALLTPEAWRPLAAGAVVAGHNWPLFFRFRGGGGIAPSLGFFLFWYPQTTLLAAGLGLLVAGLYHALYWGRSRRGVYPIPFGAIFGYLALLFLLPGEGRLGALLSALAVGLRGLQILRGRW
- a CDS encoding fumarylacetoacetate hydrolase family protein codes for the protein MKVLRFNEGRWGVLEGELVLETDGPGGNPTGRRYDLASVRLLVPATPSKIVCVGRNYKEHIREMGHSFGEDLPKEPGLFLKAPNALAHPGNPKDPWNTGDAVPYPHFTQELHYEGELAVVVGDRMRNVPPERALDHVLGYTIAVDITARDAQKQDLQWVRAKSADKFLPLGPWVETDLDPSNTWVRTYVNDELRQEGHTSAMIFSVAEILAYISSFMTLEPLDVVLTGTPSGVGALNPGDRIEVAVEGIGTLHTRIGPKEARPW